The genomic interval GTCAGCGCTGGACAGCGCCGATGAATTGCCCCGCTGTGTGCCCACGTCCATTGTGTGGACCGCTGTGAAAATGGTCTCCGGTTCTGTCCGCCGTAGGAACGTGAATGGTTTGGGTCATCTTGCTGCACCCAGCATGGCAACCCCCGTCCGCGTCCGCCCCACGGTTTCAAATTCCACTCAGAAAGGACAATGGTTTACTGGTAGTCCGCGACGGCTGAAGCGGCCGAGGGACCATGCCTTCGTGGCATGGTCCCTCAGCTTCAACGCGGTTTCGGGGTCTAACCCTTGCGGTTTTCGGCCCGCTACTTATCCGTGATGACGGCAGTCGCGTCGATCTCAACGACTCATTCGGGCCGTGCCAGTGCTGACACTACGAGGCCGGTCGATACGGGGAACACGCCTTTCAGCCATTTCCCGACCACGCAGTAGACCGGTTCACGGTACCGCGGGTCTGTGAGGTAGATGACAACCTTGACGATGTCTTCGAGGCTGCTGCCCGACTCGTCGAGAAGGAGCTTGATGTTCGCCATCGCCTTCTCGGCCTGGCCTCCACGTCGCCTATGCCTACCGATTCTCTGGTTTCGAGGTCCTGGCCAATCTGACCCCGAAGGTAAACGACGTTGTTGGCGACGACGGCCTGGCACAGATCATTGTCGAGATTCTGCTCCGGGTAGGTGTCTTTTGTGTTGAAGGGCCGGATGCGCGCGTGTGTCGACATCAGACTGCGCCGCTGGGCACAAGCGCGGCCTGCTCGTTGTGGGCGAGGTAGCTCCGCTGGATTGAAATCTGGTCGGCGACATACTTGGCGTCGTGCCAGACTCCCCAGATGAAGCTTGATCCGCGGCGTGATTGCCAGGGAAGTCCGAGGAAGTAGACGCCGGGCTCGGAAGAAGCTCCACGTTGATGCTGCGGCCTGCCGTTCTCGTCGAAGGCGTCGACCTGCAGCCAGCTGAAATCCTGGACGAAGCCGGTTGCCCAGACGATCGAGGTGACTCCGGCTCCGGCGAGGTCGAGTTCGCGGAGGGGGTTGGTGAGACTTTCGGGGTCGGGACGTAGGGTGCGGGCCTCTGGTTCCTCGGGGAGATCGAGGCCGTTGTGCTCAATGTAGGCATCGGCTTCGTCGAGCAGCCGCAGATAGTGAGCGTCGCCGTTCGCAATGTTTTCGCGGAGATCCTGGGCAAAGCGCATGGTGCCGTTGTCGAATGCTTCGGTCCGGCCGACGAGCGTAATGCCGTCCTCGGCGAGGGCGCGAAAGTCGACGGTGTGGCCGCCGTCCGCTCCGCTCACCGCGATTGTTACGTGCTCCGCGCCCAGAGGAGGCGTCGAAGCGTCCCACATGCCGAGCACTCCAAGCCACCAGCAAAAGTCCCGTCCACGGTAACTGCGCGGGGGGCGGTCATGCGGTCCCACGGAGAGGTAGACCTGACGACCCGACCGCTGGATTTCGGCTGCGACCTGCACTCCGGAAGATCCGGCGCCGACAACGAGGACGGCGCCCTCGGGCAGTTGGCCGGGGTTGCGGTACGAACTGGAGTGGATCTGGAGGATACCGGCGGCATCGGGAACGACGGCCGGGATGACCGGCTTCTGGAACGGGCCCGTGGCGGCCACGACGTAGCGTGCGTTGAAGTCCCCGTCCGAGGTCTTCACGTCAAAGCCGGGTTCGCCGACGTTTCGGCGCACGGACTTCACCTCGACACCGCAGCGGACCGGCGCGCCGATTTTCTCCGCATAGGCCACGAAGTAGTCCGCGACCTGTTCCTTGGAGGCGAAAGTACCGGGCTCGTGCTCGGTGAACTCCAGGCCCGGGAAGCGGTCATGCCAGACCGGCCCGTTCGCAACAAGAGAGTCCCACCGCATTGAGCGCCAACGCTCGGCGATGCGGTCGCGTTCGAGTACGACGTGCGCGATGCCGCGTTCGCTTAGGTGCTCGCTCATCGCAACGCCGGCCTGACCGGCTCCTACGACGAGGACCTCAACCTCTTGGCTTGACATGTGAATCTCCTAATTTTGGGCAAATGCCACAGTGTGACTTGACGGGCACGACACCAAAGATTCGTGCCATTCGCCGATCCCTTCCTGGGAACGATCGACTGGGGTGGTTTGGAAGCGGACACTGCGGCCCTCTTGTGTCCATTCTCACGTGCTGACCTGCATCTGCATAGCGAATAAATTCGCTCAATCAAATCGAAAATGTAGATGCAGAATGTTTGCCTGAAGCTACTGCTCACCGGCACGTAAAGCTCGTCGGGCCAGCGCATGGCTCAGGCCTGTTGTGGCTTGAACTCGCGCAGCCGGCGCGTATTTTGGTGCTGAGCACGGACGCCGCACGAGGAGTTGCCACGCTTGGCGGCCGCAGTGCAGGACGTGCGGCTAGTTGCCGCCCGTGGTCCTGAACCAGCTCTGCTCCACCTGATGACCGACCTCCGCCAACAACGGAAGGCCAGTCCAAGGAACTTGCGCACCGAGCACCAGGCTGAGAGACAGGATAGTTTTCTCCGCCTGCGGGTTAGTCTCGGATCCGAGTTGGTTGCGTTCCGACGGGCCCTGTGCGGTGGCCGTCTCGCCGGCGCGCCGGGACCGGGAATCGAATCGAGGGCCGTGCTCGGCGCGGGTATCAGTACTTAGTCGGCGCTTGAGTTGGCGTGGTCTGTTCCGCCGCGGGGCCTGCTCCGGAGGCTCCTGTTTTCTTGTTCATATGAAGTGGTTTGTTGTCACTGTAGGCGAGGGACTTCGGCTAGTTCGCCGAGGCCGGCCATTGACCTGGCAGAAAGGGCGATTTTCATGCTCTGCCTGTCTAGGAGTCCTCGTTCAATTACCAGGTCTGCTATTCCCCGGTTGCTGGCGAGTGCTTCTTTGGCCAGCTCGGCCGCCGCGGCATAGCCGATCAAGGGGGCCAGGCCAGTGACGACGCTTATCGATTCGAGCATGCGCTCCTGCAGGACCTGAGTGTTCGCTCTGATGCCATCGACGCAGTGGGTGCGGAGTTGACGGCAAGCGACCTTGAGCCAGGCAATTGACTCGAGGAGGGCGTCGGCTATGACGGGTTCGAAGGCGTTGAGCTGCAGCTGGCCGGCCTCCACACCCATGGTCACCGTCGCGTCAGCGCCGACGACGCGGA from Pseudarthrobacter sp. SSS035 carries:
- a CDS encoding NAD(P)/FAD-dependent oxidoreductase: MSSQEVEVLVVGAGQAGVAMSEHLSERGIAHVVLERDRIAERWRSMRWDSLVANGPVWHDRFPGLEFTEHEPGTFASKEQVADYFVAYAEKIGAPVRCGVEVKSVRRNVGEPGFDVKTSDGDFNARYVVAATGPFQKPVIPAVVPDAAGILQIHSSSYRNPGQLPEGAVLVVGAGSSGVQVAAEIQRSGRQVYLSVGPHDRPPRSYRGRDFCWWLGVLGMWDASTPPLGAEHVTIAVSGADGGHTVDFRALAEDGITLVGRTEAFDNGTMRFAQDLRENIANGDAHYLRLLDEADAYIEHNGLDLPEEPEARTLRPDPESLTNPLRELDLAGAGVTSIVWATGFVQDFSWLQVDAFDENGRPQHQRGASSEPGVYFLGLPWQSRRGSSFIWGVWHDAKYVADQISIQRSYLAHNEQAALVPSGAV